A genomic window from Streptomyces sp. NBC_01429 includes:
- the cobA gene encoding uroporphyrinogen-III C-methyltransferase produces MAQHAEQHAYPVGLRLSGRRVVVVGGGQVAQRRLPALVAAGADVLLVSPSAKASVEAMAAAGEIRWERRRYQEGDLQDAWYALIASSDPDANRTASAEAERSRIWCVRSDDAEAATAWTPATGRSEGVTVAVLTGRDPRRSAAVRDAIVEGLRDGTLAAPHHRTRTPGVALVGGGPGDPDLITVRGRRLLAEADVVIADRLGPRDLLNELPPHVELIDAAKIPYGRAMAQEAINDALIEHAKAGKAVVRLKGGDPFVFGRGMEEAHALAAAGIACTVVPGISSSISVPGAAGIPVTHRGVAHEFTVVSGHVAPEDERSLVDWAAVARLRGTLVVLMGVDKIGSIARALMEHGKAPDTPLALIQEGTTAAQRRVDATLATVAEVVRAEEVRPPAVIVIGDVVALGDGG; encoded by the coding sequence ATGGCCCAGCACGCCGAGCAGCACGCCTACCCCGTAGGACTCCGCCTGTCCGGGCGGCGCGTAGTCGTCGTCGGCGGTGGTCAGGTCGCCCAGCGCAGGCTGCCGGCGCTCGTCGCGGCCGGCGCCGATGTCCTGCTGGTCTCGCCGTCGGCGAAGGCGTCCGTCGAGGCCATGGCGGCGGCCGGGGAGATCCGCTGGGAGCGCCGCCGGTACCAGGAGGGCGACCTCCAGGACGCGTGGTACGCGCTGATCGCGTCCAGCGACCCCGACGCCAACCGGACCGCGTCCGCCGAGGCCGAGCGCTCCAGGATCTGGTGCGTGCGCAGCGACGACGCCGAGGCCGCCACCGCGTGGACGCCCGCGACCGGTCGCAGCGAGGGCGTCACCGTCGCCGTGCTCACCGGCCGCGACCCGCGCCGCTCCGCCGCCGTGCGGGACGCCATCGTCGAGGGCCTGCGCGACGGCACGCTCGCCGCGCCGCACCACCGCACCCGTACCCCCGGGGTCGCCCTCGTCGGCGGCGGGCCCGGCGACCCGGACCTGATCACGGTGCGCGGCCGCAGGCTGCTCGCCGAGGCGGACGTGGTGATCGCCGACCGCCTGGGCCCGCGCGACCTGCTGAACGAGCTGCCGCCGCACGTCGAGCTGATCGACGCGGCGAAGATCCCGTACGGCCGCGCGATGGCGCAGGAGGCCATCAACGACGCGCTGATCGAGCACGCGAAGGCGGGCAAGGCCGTGGTGCGCCTCAAGGGCGGCGACCCGTTCGTGTTCGGGCGGGGGATGGAGGAGGCCCACGCGCTCGCGGCGGCGGGCATCGCGTGCACGGTCGTACCGGGCATCTCCAGCTCGATCAGTGTGCCGGGCGCGGCCGGGATCCCCGTGACGCACCGGGGGGTGGCGCACGAGTTCACCGTGGTCAGCGGCCATGTGGCGCCGGAGGACGAGCGTTCGCTGGTCGACTGGGCGGCGGTCGCGAGGCTGCGGGGCACGCTCGTCGTGCTGATGGGGGTGGACAAGATCGGCTCGATCGCCCGCGCGCTGATGGAGCACGGAAAGGCGCCCGACACGCCTCTCGCCCTGATCCAGGAGGGCACCACGGCGGCTCAGCGCAGGGTGGACGCGACGCTCGCTACGGTCGCGGAGGTCGTACGGGCGGAAGAGGTGCGGCCGCCGGCGGTCATCGTGATCGGCGATGTCGTGGCGCTGGGCGACGGCGGCTGA
- a CDS encoding TrmH family RNA methyltransferase yields the protein MAELITVDDPDDPRLSDYTGLTDVELRRRREPAEGLFIAEGEKVIRRAGQAGYAMRSMLLSAKWVDTMRDVIDEARAPVYAVSPELAERVTGYHVHRGALASMARKPLPPVDEVLRTARRVAVMEAVNDHTNIGAIFRSAAALGMDAVLLSPDCADPLYRRSVKVSMGAVFSVPYARLAGWPGALDAVKETGFRLLALTPDEQAVPMDEAAPHRLERVALMLGAEGDGLSRRALDAADTWVRIPMAHGVDSLNVGAAAAVAFYAVTAGRPES from the coding sequence GTGGCTGAACTCATCACCGTCGACGACCCCGACGACCCCCGCCTGAGCGACTACACCGGACTGACCGATGTCGAGCTGCGGCGCAGGAGGGAGCCCGCCGAGGGGCTGTTCATCGCCGAGGGGGAGAAGGTCATCCGCCGCGCGGGACAGGCGGGTTACGCGATGCGGTCGATGCTGCTCTCGGCCAAGTGGGTCGACACGATGCGCGACGTGATCGACGAGGCGCGGGCCCCGGTGTACGCGGTCAGCCCCGAGCTGGCGGAGCGGGTCACCGGCTACCACGTGCACCGGGGCGCCCTCGCGTCCATGGCGCGCAAGCCGCTGCCCCCGGTGGACGAGGTGCTGCGCACGGCGCGGCGCGTCGCGGTGATGGAGGCGGTCAACGACCACACCAACATCGGCGCGATCTTCCGCAGCGCGGCGGCGCTCGGGATGGACGCGGTGCTGCTCTCCCCGGACTGCGCCGATCCGCTCTACCGCCGTTCGGTGAAGGTCTCCATGGGCGCGGTGTTCTCCGTTCCCTACGCCCGCCTCGCGGGGTGGCCCGGGGCGCTCGACGCCGTGAAGGAGACGGGTTTCCGGCTGCTGGCGCTCACGCCGGACGAGCAGGCGGTCCCGATGGACGAGGCCGCGCCGCACCGGTTGGAGCGGGTCGCGCTGATGCTCGGCGCGGAGGGTGACGGACTGTCCCGGCGGGCGCTGGACGCCGCCGACACCTGGGTCCGTATCCCGATGGCGCACGGGGTGGACTCGCTGAACGTGGGCGCGGCGGCGGCGGTCGCCTTCTACGCGGTCACGGCGGGCCGTCCCGAGAGCTGA
- a CDS encoding serine/threonine-protein kinase, producing the protein MAMMRLRREDPRVVGSFRLHRRLGAGGMGVVYLGSDRRGQRVALKVIRPDLAEDQEFRSRFAREVSAARRIRGGCTARLVAADLDADRPWFATQYVPGPSLHDKVNEEGPLSAAEVASVGAALSEGLVAVHEAGVVHRDLKPSNILLSPKGPRIIDFGIAWATGASTLTHVGTAVGSPGFLAPEQVRGVAVTPATDVFSLGATLAYAATADSPFGHGSSEVMLYRVVHEEAHLYGMPDALAPLVRACLAKDPEDRPSTLQLSMRLKEIAAREAQGLIDSRPPAQRTRGGQEIPTGRLTERYTERDPARAAGGPGSPSRTSGTAGGPAPRPGRMRPGGTSSRTGGGSPRTGGSRPSRPRETARDSARDASRAGSRPKSGPRTTPGKLRPANPRLLRQRLIVFVVVTLIVALGIAAAQKL; encoded by the coding sequence ATGGCGATGATGCGGCTCCGGCGGGAGGACCCGCGTGTCGTCGGTTCGTTCAGGCTCCACCGGCGGCTGGGCGCGGGCGGGATGGGCGTCGTCTATCTGGGCTCCGACCGGCGCGGCCAGCGGGTCGCCTTGAAGGTGATCAGACCCGACCTCGCCGAGGACCAGGAGTTCCGGTCCCGGTTCGCCCGCGAGGTCTCGGCGGCGCGCCGCATCCGCGGTGGCTGTACGGCGCGGCTGGTGGCCGCCGATCTCGACGCGGACCGGCCGTGGTTCGCCACCCAGTACGTGCCGGGCCCCTCGCTGCACGACAAGGTCAACGAAGAAGGACCGCTGTCCGCCGCCGAGGTCGCCTCGGTCGGCGCGGCGCTCTCCGAGGGGCTGGTGGCCGTCCACGAGGCCGGGGTGGTGCACCGTGACCTCAAACCGTCCAACATCCTGCTCTCCCCCAAGGGCCCGCGCATCATCGACTTCGGCATCGCCTGGGCGACCGGCGCGAGCACCCTGACCCATGTCGGCACGGCGGTCGGCTCCCCCGGCTTCCTCGCCCCCGAGCAGGTACGGGGAGTCGCGGTCACCCCCGCCACCGACGTGTTCTCGCTCGGCGCCACCCTGGCGTACGCGGCCACCGCCGACTCGCCCTTCGGACACGGCAGTTCCGAGGTCATGCTCTACCGGGTGGTCCACGAGGAGGCGCACCTGTACGGGATGCCCGACGCGCTGGCGCCGCTCGTGCGGGCCTGCCTCGCCAAGGACCCCGAGGACCGTCCCAGCACGCTCCAGCTGTCCATGCGGCTCAAGGAGATCGCCGCCAGGGAGGCCCAGGGCCTGATCGACAGCCGGCCTCCCGCGCAGCGGACCCGCGGCGGGCAGGAGATCCCCACGGGCCGGCTCACCGAGCGGTACACGGAACGCGACCCCGCGCGCGCGGCCGGCGGCCCCGGATCCCCGAGCCGTACGTCGGGCACGGCGGGCGGGCCCGCGCCCAGGCCGGGCCGGATGCGGCCGGGCGGCACGTCGTCCCGTACCGGAGGCGGCTCCCCGCGCACCGGGGGATCCCGCCCGTCGCGGCCCCGGGAGACCGCACGCGACTCCGCGCGCGACGCCTCGCGAGCGGGCAGCCGGCCGAAGTCAGGCCCGCGCACGACCCCGGGGAAGCTGCGCCCCGCCAACCCCCGGCTGCTGCGGCAGCGTCTGATCGTCTTCGTCGTCGTGACGCTCATCGTGGCGCTGGGGATCGCCGCCGCGCAGAAGCTCTGA
- a CDS encoding chorismate-binding protein, producing the protein MHDLPALARFGGLVASGLRDVTHDPEALDSTGFWAVAADFEGRLTCARFEDVRTEPVPPPVPGRWAGPGAGEWTSSLDHAAYTKGVRRIREYIAAGDVYQVNLCRVLSAPLPEPAATDVDALTALLARGNPAPYAGTIRLPAHGVEIATASPELYLRRTGRTVESGPIKGTARTAGELLAKDHAENVMIVDLVRNDLGRVCATGTVTVPALCALEPHPGLVHLVSTVRGELAATAGWPELLRATFPPGSVTGAPKSSALTIIEELETAPRGPYCGGVGWVDADRGTAELAVGIRTFWIDRATPARPLLRFGTGAGITWGSDPEGEWRETELKASRLLAIASGAYEPGDRDREPTGARPVNGGIAR; encoded by the coding sequence GTGCACGATCTGCCTGCTCTGGCCCGCTTCGGCGGCCTCGTCGCCTCCGGTCTGCGGGACGTCACCCATGATCCGGAGGCGCTCGACTCCACCGGTTTCTGGGCCGTCGCCGCGGACTTCGAGGGCCGTCTCACCTGCGCCCGGTTCGAGGACGTACGGACGGAGCCGGTCCCGCCGCCCGTGCCCGGCCGATGGGCGGGGCCCGGTGCGGGGGAGTGGACGTCCTCGCTCGACCACGCCGCGTACACGAAGGGCGTGCGCCGGATCCGTGAGTACATCGCGGCCGGCGACGTGTATCAGGTCAACCTCTGCCGGGTGCTCTCCGCGCCGCTGCCCGAACCCGCCGCCACCGACGTCGACGCGCTGACCGCCCTGCTCGCACGGGGCAACCCGGCGCCGTACGCGGGGACGATCCGGCTGCCCGCGCACGGTGTGGAGATCGCCACCGCCTCCCCCGAGCTGTATCTGCGCCGCACGGGCCGCACCGTCGAGTCGGGCCCGATCAAGGGCACCGCCCGCACCGCAGGCGAACTGCTGGCCAAGGACCACGCGGAGAACGTGATGATCGTGGACCTGGTCCGCAACGACCTCGGCCGGGTCTGCGCCACCGGGACCGTCACCGTCCCCGCGCTCTGCGCCCTGGAGCCGCACCCCGGCCTGGTCCATCTCGTCTCGACGGTACGGGGCGAACTCGCCGCCACCGCCGGCTGGCCGGAGCTGCTGCGCGCCACCTTCCCGCCCGGCTCGGTCACCGGCGCCCCCAAGTCCAGCGCCCTGACGATCATCGAGGAGCTGGAGACAGCGCCGCGCGGCCCCTACTGCGGCGGCGTCGGCTGGGTCGACGCCGACCGGGGAACGGCCGAACTGGCCGTCGGGATCCGTACGTTCTGGATCGACCGCGCCACGCCCGCCCGCCCCCTGCTGCGCTTCGGCACCGGCGCCGGGATCACCTGGGGCTCCGACCCGGAGGGGGAGTGGCGCGAGACCGAACTGAAGGCGTCCAGGCTGCTCGCGATAGCGTCGGGAGCGTACGAACCGGGGGATCGGGACCGGGAGCCGACGGGTGCCCGGCCGGTGAACGGAGGGATCGCGCGATGA
- a CDS encoding aminotransferase class IV: MRIWVDGGLRTAETALVSVLDHGLTVGDGVFETVKAVRGRPFALTRHLDRLARSARGLGLAEPDPDEIRRACAAVLDANPVELGRLRITLTGGLSPLGSDRGDAAPTLVVALGATSRRPDTTAAVTVPWTRNERGAMTGIKTTSYAENVVALARATERGATEALFANTVGALCEGTGSNVFVVLDGRLHTPPLASGCLDGITRALVTEWSDARETDLPLDVLERADEIFLTSTLRDVQAVHRVDDRELAAAPGPVTAKAMRVFDERSGAALDP, translated from the coding sequence ATGAGGATCTGGGTCGACGGCGGGCTGCGCACGGCCGAGACCGCCCTGGTGTCCGTGCTCGACCACGGACTGACCGTGGGCGACGGCGTCTTCGAGACGGTCAAGGCCGTACGGGGACGGCCCTTCGCCCTCACCCGCCATCTGGACCGGCTGGCCCGCTCCGCCCGCGGCCTCGGACTGGCCGAGCCCGATCCCGACGAGATACGGCGGGCCTGCGCGGCCGTCCTCGACGCCAACCCGGTGGAACTGGGGCGGCTGCGGATCACCCTCACCGGTGGCCTCTCCCCGCTCGGCTCCGACCGGGGCGACGCCGCCCCCACCCTCGTCGTCGCCCTCGGCGCCACCTCGCGCCGCCCCGACACCACCGCCGCCGTCACCGTCCCCTGGACACGGAACGAGCGCGGCGCGATGACCGGGATCAAGACCACGTCGTACGCGGAGAACGTCGTCGCGCTCGCCCGCGCGACCGAACGGGGCGCCACCGAGGCGCTGTTCGCCAACACCGTCGGCGCGCTCTGCGAGGGCACCGGCTCCAATGTCTTCGTCGTCCTCGACGGCCGGCTCCACACCCCGCCCCTCGCCTCCGGCTGCCTCGACGGCATCACCCGCGCCCTGGTCACCGAGTGGAGCGACGCCCGCGAGACCGATCTGCCGCTGGACGTCCTGGAACGTGCGGACGAGATCTTCCTGACCTCGACGCTGCGCGACGTCCAGGCCGTCCACCGGGTCGACGACCGCGAGCTGGCGGCCGCCCCCGGACCCGTCACGGCCAAGGCGATGCGCGTCTTCGACGAGCGGTCCGGCGCCGCCCTGGACCCGTGA
- a CDS encoding GNAT family N-acetyltransferase — MTTTLRPTGPLQQTADGGKSRSYEVCVNGRPVGALDITTDAAFGHRAGILQGLRVEEPDRRRGRATVAVLAAEEVLRDWGCDQVLASVEPAATAALRLLDSLGHTERSRNMEKELGPEPPVLPAGVEGRPMSGAEYEHWLADAVDTFAHVWIDRGTPPEAARAKSERSHRENLPDGLATPGVTFSVLAHEGSVVGHVWVSRHEVRPGRWASYVYDVAVTEEMRGRGFGRALMLLAERVAHASGSTLLGLHVFTDNTPAVRLYESLQYATVRRNFFKRLL, encoded by the coding sequence ATGACCACCACCCTGCGGCCCACCGGACCGCTTCAGCAGACCGCCGACGGCGGTAAGTCACGCTCCTACGAGGTCTGCGTGAACGGCCGCCCCGTCGGCGCGCTGGACATCACCACGGACGCCGCCTTCGGCCACCGGGCCGGGATCCTCCAGGGGCTGCGCGTCGAGGAGCCCGACCGGCGCAGGGGCCGCGCCACCGTCGCCGTACTCGCCGCGGAGGAGGTGCTGCGCGACTGGGGCTGCGACCAGGTGCTGGCGTCGGTGGAGCCCGCCGCGACCGCCGCGCTGCGCCTGCTGGACTCCCTCGGCCACACCGAGCGCAGCCGCAACATGGAGAAGGAGCTGGGGCCCGAACCGCCCGTGCTCCCCGCGGGCGTCGAGGGCCGCCCCATGAGCGGCGCCGAGTACGAGCATTGGCTGGCGGACGCCGTCGACACCTTCGCGCACGTGTGGATCGACCGCGGCACCCCGCCGGAGGCCGCCCGCGCCAAGTCGGAGCGGAGCCACCGGGAGAACCTGCCCGACGGCCTGGCCACCCCCGGGGTCACGTTCAGCGTCCTGGCCCACGAGGGAAGCGTCGTGGGCCATGTCTGGGTGTCCCGCCACGAGGTCCGCCCCGGCCGGTGGGCGTCGTACGTGTACGACGTGGCGGTGACCGAGGAGATGCGCGGCCGAGGTTTCGGCCGCGCCCTCATGCTGCTCGCCGAGCGCGTCGCCCACGCGTCCGGCTCGACCCTGCTCGGGCTGCACGTCTTCACGGACAACACCCCGGCGGTCCGTCTCTACGAGTCGCTCCAGTACGCGACGGTCCGCCGCAACTTCTTCAAACGGCTGCTCTGA
- a CDS encoding DsbA family protein — MSDSTTTGPVVLDVWCELQCPDCRTALDDVRALRARYGDRLELRLRHFPLEKHRHAYAAAQAAEEAVEQGAGWPYVEAVLAGTEELAAKGEPFLVETARGLGLDAEEFDTALIDGRHFLTVDADQAEGKAIGVTGTPTYVIDGERLDGGKSQEGLRERVEAIVDRLLG, encoded by the coding sequence ATGAGCGACTCCACCACCACCGGCCCCGTCGTCCTCGACGTCTGGTGCGAACTCCAGTGCCCCGACTGCCGCACCGCCCTGGACGATGTGCGCGCGCTGCGCGCCCGCTACGGGGACCGGCTGGAGCTTCGGCTGCGGCACTTCCCCCTTGAGAAGCACCGGCACGCCTACGCCGCCGCGCAGGCCGCCGAGGAGGCGGTCGAGCAGGGCGCGGGGTGGCCGTACGTGGAGGCCGTACTGGCCGGGACCGAGGAACTCGCCGCCAAGGGCGAGCCGTTCCTCGTCGAGACGGCGCGCGGGCTGGGCCTGGACGCCGAGGAGTTCGACACCGCCCTGATCGACGGCCGGCACTTCCTGACCGTGGACGCCGACCAGGCCGAGGGCAAGGCCATCGGCGTGACCGGCACCCCGACCTATGTGATCGACGGCGAGCGGCTCGACGGCGGCAAGAGCCAGGAGGGGCTGCGCGAGCGCGTCGAGGCGATCGTGGACCGGCTGCTCGGATAG
- a CDS encoding CGNR zinc finger domain-containing protein, with protein sequence MLIPHDTRIALDTVVDLVNTAPEAGGGAADRLAGVEALYDFVRDHNVSGVRELGARDLRAVLDVRDRFTEVFAATDPRTAADLINQLVAGAGTTPQLTDHDGYDWHVHYFAPGASVSDHLAADCGMALAFMVVAGEQERLRRCEAPDCGHAFVDLSRNRSRRYCSSRTCGNRLHVAAYRARRKEAAG encoded by the coding sequence GTGCTGATTCCACACGACACCCGGATCGCCCTCGACACCGTCGTCGATCTGGTGAACACCGCGCCGGAGGCAGGCGGCGGCGCGGCCGACCGGCTCGCGGGCGTCGAGGCGCTGTACGACTTCGTACGGGACCACAACGTCAGCGGGGTGCGGGAGCTGGGCGCCCGGGATCTGCGGGCCGTGCTGGACGTACGGGACCGCTTCACGGAGGTCTTCGCGGCGACGGACCCGCGGACCGCCGCCGATCTGATCAATCAGCTGGTGGCCGGCGCGGGGACGACTCCGCAGCTGACCGACCACGACGGCTACGACTGGCACGTGCACTACTTCGCGCCGGGCGCCTCGGTCTCCGACCATCTCGCGGCCGACTGCGGGATGGCGCTGGCGTTCATGGTCGTGGCCGGCGAGCAGGAGCGGCTGCGGCGCTGCGAGGCCCCGGACTGCGGGCACGCGTTCGTCGACCTGTCGCGCAACCGCTCCCGCCGCTACTGCTCCAGCCGCACCTGCGGCAACCGGCTGCATGTGGCCGCGTACCGGGCGCGCCGCAAGGAAGCGGCCGGTTAG
- a CDS encoding SsgA family sporulation/cell division regulator: MNTTVSCELHLRLVVSSESSLPVPAGLRYDTADPYAVHATFHTGAEETVEWVFARDLLAEGLHRPTGTGDVRVWPSRSHGQGVVCIALSSPEGEALLEAPARALESFLKRTDAAVPPGTEHRHFDLDTELSHILAES; encoded by the coding sequence ATGAACACCACGGTCAGCTGCGAGCTGCACCTGCGCCTCGTTGTATCGAGCGAGTCCTCACTGCCTGTACCCGCGGGCCTGCGGTATGACACGGCCGATCCCTACGCCGTGCACGCCACCTTCCACACCGGAGCCGAAGAGACGGTCGAGTGGGTCTTCGCCCGCGACCTGCTCGCCGAGGGGCTGCACCGGCCCACCGGCACCGGCGACGTCCGGGTCTGGCCGTCCCGCAGCCACGGCCAGGGCGTCGTCTGCATCGCCCTCAGTTCACCGGAGGGCGAAGCCCTGCTGGAGGCCCCGGCGCGGGCCCTGGAGTCGTTCCTCAAGCGGACCGACGCCGCGGTGCCACCAGGCACCGAGCATCGTCACTTCGATCTCGACACGGAGCTGTCGCACATCCTGGCCGAGAGCTGA
- a CDS encoding 3'-5' exonuclease yields the protein MTCWFEGPLAAFGTGTTGTDVEEDRILSGALVVQEMAGVRPRVTRWLVDPGVPVPEEAITAHGLTEDLLHRNGRWPAPVMAEMAGALGRQCAAGRPLVVMDAPFGLTVLDRELRRHRASSLPGHLEGAELCVLDPRVLDGQLDRYRKGPRTLSDLRDHYKAETADPDDVGGGEPTALSALAALEVVRAVGRRFAARLERLSARELHGLQTGWHAELARGQQTWFSRAAESGPAGAGWPLRPPRSAAAA from the coding sequence ATGACGTGTTGGTTCGAAGGGCCACTGGCCGCATTCGGGACCGGGACGACGGGGACGGACGTCGAGGAGGACCGGATCCTTTCGGGGGCCCTGGTCGTGCAGGAGATGGCGGGGGTACGGCCCCGGGTGACGCGCTGGCTGGTGGACCCGGGGGTGCCGGTCCCCGAGGAGGCCATCACGGCGCACGGCCTCACCGAGGACCTGCTGCACCGCAACGGGCGCTGGCCGGCGCCGGTGATGGCGGAGATGGCGGGGGCGCTCGGCAGGCAGTGCGCGGCGGGCCGTCCGCTCGTGGTGATGGACGCGCCGTTCGGTCTGACGGTCCTGGACCGCGAGCTGCGCCGCCACCGGGCGTCCTCCCTCCCCGGCCACCTGGAGGGGGCGGAGCTGTGCGTGCTGGATCCGCGCGTCCTCGACGGGCAGCTGGACCGCTACCGCAAGGGCCCGCGCACCCTCTCGGACCTGCGCGACCACTACAAGGCCGAGACGGCGGACCCCGACGACGTGGGCGGCGGGGAGCCGACGGCGCTGTCGGCGCTGGCGGCCCTGGAGGTGGTGCGGGCGGTCGGCCGCAGGTTCGCCGCGCGGCTGGAGCGGCTCAGCGCGCGGGAGCTGCACGGACTCCAGACCGGATGGCACGCGGAGCTGGCACGCGGACAGCAGACCTGGTTCTCGCGGGCCGCGGAGAGCGGGCCCGCGGGGGCCGGCTGGCCGCTGCGGCCACCGCGATCCGCGGCGGCCGCCTGA
- the thrS gene encoding threonine--tRNA ligase yields MSDVRVIIQRDSEREERVVTTGTTAADLFPGERTVVAARVDGELKDLAYGVGEGEVVEPVEISSEDGLNILRHSTAHVMAQAVQELHPEAKLGIGPPVKDGFYYDFDVATPFTPDDLKAIEKKMQEIQKRGQRFSRRVVTDEAAREELADEPYKLELIGIKGSASTDDGADVEVGGGELTIYDNLDAKTGDLCWKDLCRGPHLPTTRNIPAFKLMRNAAAYWRGSEKNPMLQRIYGTAWPTKDELKAHLEFLAEAEKRDHRKLGSELDLFSFPEEVGSGLAVFHPKGGIIRREMETYSRRRHEDADYEFVNTPHISKEGLFETSGHLPNYAEAMFPPLEFDGQNYRLKAMNCPMHNLIFKARGRSYRELPLRLFEFGTVYRYEKSGVVHGLTRARGFTQDDSHIYCTKEQMADELDSLLTFVLDLLRDYGLTDFELELSTRDPESDKFIGEDAEWEEATETLREAAQKQGLPLVPDPGGAAYYGPKISVQARDAIGRSWQMSTIQVDFQQPKRFGLEYTAADGSKQQPVMIHRALFGSIERFFAVLLEHYAGAFPVWLAPVQAVGIPIGDTHIPYLQEFAAKARKQGLRVDVDASSDRMQKKIRNQQKQKVPFMIIAGDEDMANGAVSFRYRDGSQENGIPVEEAIAKIAKAVEDRVQV; encoded by the coding sequence GTGTCAGACGTCCGTGTGATCATCCAACGCGATTCCGAGCGGGAAGAGCGCGTGGTGACGACGGGCACTACGGCGGCCGACCTCTTCCCCGGCGAGCGCACCGTCGTCGCCGCGCGCGTGGACGGCGAACTGAAGGACCTCGCGTACGGCGTCGGTGAGGGCGAGGTGGTCGAGCCCGTGGAGATCTCCTCCGAGGACGGCCTGAACATCCTGCGCCACTCCACCGCGCACGTCATGGCGCAGGCCGTGCAGGAGCTGCACCCCGAGGCCAAGCTGGGCATCGGCCCGCCGGTCAAGGACGGCTTCTACTACGACTTCGACGTGGCGACCCCCTTCACCCCCGATGACCTCAAGGCCATCGAGAAGAAGATGCAGGAGATCCAGAAGCGCGGACAGCGCTTCTCGCGCCGGGTCGTCACGGACGAGGCGGCCCGCGAGGAGCTGGCCGACGAGCCGTACAAGCTGGAGCTGATCGGCATCAAGGGCTCGGCCTCGACGGACGACGGCGCGGATGTCGAGGTGGGCGGCGGCGAGCTGACCATCTACGACAACCTCGACGCGAAGACCGGCGACCTGTGCTGGAAGGACCTCTGCCGGGGCCCGCACCTGCCCACCACCCGCAACATCCCGGCGTTCAAGCTGATGCGCAACGCCGCCGCGTACTGGCGGGGCAGCGAGAAGAACCCGATGCTCCAGCGCATCTACGGCACCGCCTGGCCGACCAAGGACGAGCTGAAGGCACACCTGGAGTTCCTCGCCGAGGCCGAGAAGCGCGACCACCGCAAGCTCGGCAGCGAGCTGGACCTCTTCTCCTTCCCCGAGGAAGTCGGCTCGGGCCTCGCGGTCTTCCACCCCAAGGGCGGCATCATCCGCCGGGAGATGGAGACCTACTCGCGCCGCCGCCACGAGGACGCCGACTACGAGTTCGTGAACACCCCGCACATCTCCAAGGAGGGGCTGTTCGAGACCTCGGGGCACCTGCCCAACTACGCCGAGGCGATGTTCCCGCCCCTGGAGTTCGACGGGCAGAACTACCGCCTCAAGGCGATGAACTGCCCCATGCACAACCTGATCTTCAAGGCGCGCGGCCGGTCCTACCGTGAGCTGCCCCTGCGGCTCTTCGAGTTCGGCACGGTCTACCGGTACGAGAAGTCCGGTGTCGTCCACGGTCTGACCCGTGCCCGCGGCTTCACCCAGGACGACTCGCACATCTACTGCACCAAGGAGCAGATGGCGGACGAACTGGACTCGCTGCTCACCTTCGTGCTGGATCTGCTGCGCGACTACGGTCTCACTGACTTCGAGCTGGAGCTGTCCACCCGCGACCCCGAGTCCGACAAGTTCATCGGCGAGGACGCGGAGTGGGAGGAGGCCACCGAGACGCTGCGCGAGGCCGCCCAGAAGCAGGGTCTTCCGCTGGTCCCCGACCCGGGCGGCGCCGCCTACTACGGCCCGAAGATCTCCGTACAGGCCCGCGACGCCATCGGCCGCTCCTGGCAGATGTCGACCATCCAGGTCGACTTCCAGCAGCCCAAGCGGTTCGGTCTGGAGTACACGGCGGCCGACGGTTCGAAGCAGCAGCCCGTCATGATCCACCGCGCGCTGTTCGGCTCCATCGAGCGGTTCTTCGCGGTGCTGCTGGAGCACTACGCGGGCGCGTTCCCGGTGTGGCTGGCGCCGGTGCAGGCCGTGGGCATCCCGATCGGTGACACGCACATCCCCTACCTCCAGGAGTTCGCGGCGAAGGCCAGGAAGCAGGGGCTGCGGGTCGACGTCGACGCGTCGTCGGACCGGATGCAGAAGAAGATCAGGAACCAGCAGAAGCAGAAGGTCCCCTTCATGATCATCGCGGGTGACGAGGACATGGCCAACGGCGCCGTCTCCTTCCGCTACCGCGACGGTTCGCAGGAGAACGGCATTCCGGTCGAGGAGGCCATCGCGAAGATCGCGAAGGCCGTCGAGGACCGCGTCCAGGTCTGA